CCAACTTGCGGTAGATCGGAACCATGCATTGGCATCGCTTGTCCAGGATGCATATGCAATCCGCAAAGGGCGTAACGCCCGCATTGATCCTGTCGAGGAATCTGAGACCAAGCACAAAATCATAGTCGTTAAGGGGGATTACCTCGATATCTTCCTTGCTAGTCCATGGACTGAGGTGAAACTTTACGTCCCTAGCCATGCCGCTAGTCGGGACTTCCTTGAAGTTCACTGTTCTTTCCCCTTCTCAATTGAAAGCTGCAGCCTCTTGGAATATAAAGAGGTCGGACACCTCGGTGTCCACGAGTGCACCCATTGTGGTACCACCAATCTTCACATCCATGAACATCATACCTTTGGGTTCATTCGCCTTCTTAGTCTTGATCGAGTCAAAGATATGCAGTGAACCCAACCGTGCCTCCTCTTGCGGTTCATCCTCTTTACATAAGGCTGCTAGCTTACCCCTTTTAGGACAGTCACAGGCCATATGAGGACCATCACAAAAGAAACATTTGTATGTGCGTACCTTGTGTTGTCCCCATCCACTATATTCTAGTTGGGTCCTAGGAGCAACCGTTGGTGGTTTGCCTCCATTCGATCGATTAAATCTTCCTTGTTCTCCCCCACCATTGGCCTTGTCTTTTAGATGAGAATCGGATTTCGTCGTGGACGACAACTTATACTCCATAAGGGACTCGGCCACGAATGTTGTGGTCGTGAGATCCATCGCATGGCATCTCTTTAGCTCTTGCTTGACCCATAGCTTGAGCTCATGAACTAATGGTACGCCTCCATCTTGCTCATAGACGGAATTTGGAGCAACAGCTCTGAGAATCGTTTCACGTAGTCACGGATCGCCCTTTTTCTTTAGGCGCTTGAGTTCATTGCAAGCTTCCCTCTACCGCATATGCGGGGTAGTAGTTCTGTTAGAATTCTTTGACGAACCAAGCCCATGTCGCGATAGGGTCGCCACACCTATCATCCAACCGACGACGCCACCACAACAAAGCGTTATCAACTAAATACATTGATGTGATGTTTACCCGAGATGTGTTGTTGTTGATTCCCATGGCTTGGAAGTATCGTTCCATGTACCATAGGAAGTTGTTCACGTCATTGGCCACCTGCGAGCCCTTGAACTCTCTTGGCTTGGGTGCTTTGGTTTGTGGATTTGCATGCACGGTGACCACCTCGTTCACGCGTGTAGCTTCAAGCTCGGCGAGCTTGCCTTTCAACTCGGTCATTTCTGCACGCATGGTTGCCATCGCGGCCTCCCAAGTCTTATCTTGATGCTATAGCTCATGCGTGAGGGATCCCAACACCTTGACATAAAGCTCTCCCATGCTGGCCTTGAGTTCTTGCACTTCGGTCAAGAACTCTTCCCTACCGACTTTTGCTCCTTTGACGGTCTAGTTCAGGTCGTCCACCATCGCCTGGACGTCCGTGACAATCTCTTCTAGGACCATCTGGACATCCGTGACAATCTCTTCTAGGaccatcatttgattttttagatcCCTCTTAGGATCCCTTGAGCTTGAGACAgcaagatttttcttcaatctaGTGGTCTTGTCGACTGGTCGCCCATGATCCTCTCGATCATCAGCTTGAACGATCGGGACATCAGCACGAGGATCAGCCATTACTCTTGAAACGCAaactttgataccacttgtcacgggtcgGTCGATTCCAAACGATCACCCACCCGTGCGGCTTTAAGATTTTACTCCCAAGTCAGCCTCACGTACACACACACGAACACAAGGGTTGTATGAATGAAGCAGCGAGTGCATTTGCTATGAACGAGCTGAATACAATGAGGGGGAGGTCTCCTATTTATACAAGTTTGTGCCTTATATCAGCCGTTAATCTTCCCTCTGATCCAACAGTGGTGTTTGAATGTGTATCATCATTACAAGTCTATACATTAGGCCACTCAATGGCTCTAGGTCTTGGAAAACCTAGAGCGTGTGTCAGAAGCAAGGGCAGGGCACTTGACATGGAGTAGGTGAATGGTCACAGGCTTTTGTCTGCATTGTGCATGAGCCGATCGTACATTGATCATGAGTCGTTCATAGATCGGTCATGGGCTGCCCCTTGTGCATGACATGGCTTCATCCGATTGGTCTTAGATTATGCTTTGTCCGTGGGTCGTGTCACAAGGTCCCAAGCACATCGGAATTTAAGTTCTGTCCTATCTCCGTCTTCCTTAATGTATATTTCAATGGAGTATGGAGTGATCCTGTCAGTCATACATACATTGTTCGCTTATAGGGCACTATGTATGTCTATGGGTATCCCcatttataatttattaaacTAGTTACACGTTACATCaacataatttttcttcttaggATATTTCCATAATGAGGTCGGTCCAATTATATCACTTTTCTATCCCTGCTCATTTCTTTGAACCTAGACTTTATTTTCCCTGAAAAAGTAAGGAGGTTGCATGTGGGGGTGCATCTAGTAATGACCGACTTGCAACGCTCACTAGGAAGATTACACAAACAGAATATCACTGGGACAAATTCTTTTGctgatttcaaatttgtttgcGTACTGATACATTGTCCTTCCATTTTTTCTACAAAGATGTGAAATCAAAAAATGGACATGGCTGTTATTTACTTTTctagaaggggaaaaaaagaaaagaaaagaaagaagctgCACCGTCCTCCTTCTTTTTGTCTGTGTCATAGGATTTGAGGTATTTGACCTATCAGAACCAGAAGTCCCCATCGtctgtctttttctttattgctgTAGCCTCAGGTAGAAGCAGGTGACTGTGTGATGGCAGTGACCATGTCCAGTGATACGCAGGGTTGATCCACTGGAACCTGCAGAACCAGCAAAAGTCAGAGACTGGGGAAAGAAACTTTCCTTCTCATTAGATATGTTGTGTCAGTCGGACAGTATGTTGTCCACCGCTACGAGTTAAAGCTTTTCCTTGGGTGAGACTGACACGCATCTTGACCTAGTAGTACAATACGTCCTTTCACAATTAATGCCTTGACCCCCATCTGCATTATTTGCTCATAGATTACGTACTCGATGCATGATGAATTGATGATGGCGTTTATTCTCCTACGTATAGAAGTGCTGATTATTAAAAACTCCTTTTCACCTACAAAAGTTTTTGCAGGGACTTCGATTATTATCAAAGAAAGGTTCCATGACATGTCATTGTGGGCCTAAGAAGAGGAAACAGCCTCATAAATATTTCATTCCAAAGCTTTTTGTAGTGAATGTAATCATTCCATTCTATTTTAGTAGGATTCATGGTGTTGATTAATAAGCGAGATTGACAGTTATATCACTGCTAATGCAAATCTAATTTGTGTGTACTTTCTTATTTAAGATTTAAATATTGAATCTAAAGTTCTCACTTGAAAATAAAAGCATAATTTAATCTGTTTATTGAATGGCTTttgttcaaaataaaaaattaggcTGACTCAGCAAAATGATAAGATGTTTGGATTAAACacaacaaatgaaagaaaacaagagcTGTCTTGTCCCTCTTGTTGATGGCAACAAGCATTTTATTAGTGAGGTTGACCTGTTAGATGGGGATGTATCTAGCTAAATGCATGTGAATGGCTATAAAGTTAAAAACTGTATGGACCAATCAATCATCTCCAGGAAAATTAATCTAGGTGTTGTCTTGGAGAGGCCTTAAAGGAACAGTATCTTTAGATGTGATGATGATAACGATGACAACTCAAATTAATGTGCTTAACGTCGTGTTGATTACAAGAATGAGGATGCAGATTGTGGTGAAGGACACCATGTAAAAAGCCAGCAGAAGAATAGGTTAACAGTGGAGTGGAGCAATAAAAAAAGAGGATTGCTTTGTCAAGGGGGAAACAAATGGAGTTGTTGTGTTTGAGGTGGTAGTGTGGTTAGCTTCAACTTACAAAGTGGCCTGCGCCAAGAATCCAGTAAAAGTGCAAGTTCTTATATGATCTCTTGAACCCCTTTGTGGCACTTTCTGTCCCACAATACAAAGGAGTCCTCTCCATGCTTAAAAACGTCTCGAGTCCTTCCCACctgaaatttgtttttgaacGGAAGTATCAaccaaaaaatcacaaaatggtTGTTCAATACTccatgagaaagagagagagagagagagagagagagatttactTGAGCTTCTCAACCCATGCTTCAGTCCCCTTAGTTGCACAGATTAGATCAAGCTGCATGACATTAATTAGATCAAGCCATTTcgttagttttcctttttctttttggttgcctttttattttttttccccacatTACACTTTCCCTAAAAATCATGTCCTTGTTTGGGCCACNNNNNNNNNNNNNNNNNNNNNNNNNNNNNNNNNNNNNNNNNNNNNNNNNNNNNNNNNNNNNNNNNNNNNNNNNNNNNNNNNNNNNNNNNNNNNNNNNNNNTCCAATGGTCCACGTTGAATGTGGGACTGGTCCCGTAAAATGAGAGCTTCGACTTATGAAATTCCCGTCGCTATCGCGACATTTCGGGCACATCAAAacagtattttctttttcacaaaatagTAAAGTAGCTTTGAAAACCTatctttccaaattattttaagttcattctattgaaaaatatatagaggtaaaaaggtaaaaatgtaaaaattaagaTAAGTATTACTTTACCAGTTTTTCCTTTTACTGACACACAGCaacagataaaaagaaaatttgagatgACTACCCATAGTCATATGTATGCAAAGCCTTGACCCACATTCCTATCTACCAAGTTCAAGAATGATTCAAGCCAAGAAAAGATTAACGTAAAAAGAGCCATGACTCTTTTGAGGGGGcaaaaaatagaatttcaacAAACTTCAGGCGTGAAAACGGAATCGGCTCCAATCTCTCCCATTCTCCAGCAGTCCCGCCATAGCTGGCAAGGTTCATCGAACAAGAGCAACTCGGGCACGAACGTGCTCTCAAGAAGATTGAAGTTCCATTCCTGACTCGTGCATCATCGATTGATCGATCGCTCGAATCGCTCCAAACGGGTTGAGATCCATCGGGGCTTGgaggattttaatttaatctttaaaattgatttgtgGAAGAATAAATTTTAAGCAAACTAAGTTAGTGGAAGACTGGAGGGACATTGCTGTTATTCACAATCAATGACAGATTTGAACTGCAATTGTCAGATatacttctttttcaaaaggatctcatgcAATCATACAAGCCACAGAACTCAAGAATGGCGGGCgccttctttttcaaaaggatctcatgcAATCATACAAACCATACGACATTACCCTTTATTGCGATGGATCTAATAAATTAGTAATTGAGGGACAAGGAGCAATTGCGGATGCTTTTAGTCCTTGCCTTCATCTACTTTGAGACCTCACCCTCTAGTCAAGTCAAACTTGTTGGCTTGGTGCATTCTCGACTAACGTGTACGTTAATTTCTAAATTGGGCTATAAAAGAATTAAGCGTGAGTTCAATTGTTATTTGGATATTGAAGATTAgaatttcataaatcatattGAGTTAAAACGGATTTGGAAACGGATTTGGAAATGGATAGAAGACATGAAAAAAAAGGATCTTGTGAGTACCTGagcctctaaagctcaagaatacATCATAAGATTACTTTCCGTGTTGGTGTTCGATAGATGAACGAATATGTAGATGCTTCATCAGTGCTCTTATTTTCTGCATTTGTATCCTTCcactctttttcctcttcttgagAAGAATACAACCTAACCCAGATCAAAGAATTGGTGCAACAAGCACCATAGAAGAACGCCCTAAAATGAACTGATGCATTCTCTCTTTAATTCGCTTTGAGTCtttcctttatttgaaatgCTCAGGCTCAACTTGACTACTTGTGAAGAAAAGTCCTGAAATTGATACATATGCGCTGTGTGAAAATTAATAGGTAATTTATGAGTGTCAAATAAGAGTAGCCATTACTTAGATGAGATCCAGTCAAATTTTCCCCTTCTCATCTAGTTGTTGTTCTCATCTAGTTGTTGTCGATTGTTTGACCGATCTTTGCCAATCTTTGTTGGAAATTCCTCACCCACCCCCGGGGAGCTGGGGGTTGGAAAtgctatttttcc
The nucleotide sequence above comes from Eucalyptus grandis isolate ANBG69807.140 chromosome 2, ASM1654582v1, whole genome shotgun sequence. Encoded proteins:
- the LOC120290287 gene encoding serine carboxypeptidase-like 51, coding for MQLDLICATKGTEAWVEKLKWEGLETFLSMERTPLYCGTESATKGFKRSYKNLHFYWILGAGHFVPVDQPCVSLDMVTAITQSPAST